Within the Megalops cyprinoides isolate fMegCyp1 chromosome 10, fMegCyp1.pri, whole genome shotgun sequence genome, the region ACACAGTATGGGCAGCATCTGCAAAACACTTACATGACCTGGCATGTTGCGATGTGTGAAGCAGACCCAATGAGCCAGCCTTTTCTGTATAAAGGATTTTTACTTCTGTGACTCAATGGGTGATACCAGGagcttttctgcttttttttcttgtattcattgttttaatgatgTCATAAATGTTTATGCAACAGCTTATCATGACATATTgaaaaaaaaccatcaaaaGCCTTTTTGAAGTCTATAAAACAGGAAATATCTCTTGTCTCTCCCCTAATACTGtttccccatccctctctcagGTGTAAATATCTTTGCATTGTCTCAGTAAAGACAGACCAGAAGACAGAAATGATGCCAGAATCCTGTTGATGGGACCTAAAAGTGTTTATTATAGTCTTGGACCAAACTACCAAACGCATAATCAGAATCTTGAATTGAAGGTATGGCAACCACCATatgactgaaatgtcaaaatTGTTTAACCAGACTTGGAAATCTGCTTACAGTTTGTATGAGATGCTTGAAATTttacatcaaataaaataataagatTTGCAGGTGGTTATTGAAgtaattgattgttttatttgacCCAGCTGATgatatttgaatacaaatacatttgttaCTGTGTGACAATTGTACAGCAAGTTGGGAAAAgttttatcttgtttttgtCTCCCCCCTGTGGACAGAGTGCTAAATTCATCTCAGTGTCAGATTGGCAGCCTGAGTGCTGAGAGCTATCGGCCTGCTCAGGCTGTATCTGTATGGAAGGGAATGGGGAAACTGGCTGCCTGCAATAATTACACGCTACTGGCATGGAAAAGGAGCACTGTCATCGTGTTGCTGGTTGTACAGCTGTGCTGCTCACAAGGTAAATTCACAAATACCAGGGCTGTAAGTGGAATAAGACTACAAGTAGAAACACTGATAAAGAATAACCtaacacaaaaaatgcacctcTTCGCCTCTTCCTTTAACTCGTTACtactctgtctttgtttttttgttctttctgtctgtctttctgtttgtccCTCATTGCTAGTATGGGCCCAGTGTCGGATTCTGAGGTGCAACTCAGAGTTTGTAGCCGCCACCTTGGATCTAGGGGGTAATGGGGGCCGGGAGGGGGGCAACGCCGGGTACTGCAGTGCCCTACGCTCCTACGCCCTGTGTACCCGGCGGACAGCGCGAGCCTGTCGGGGAGACCTGGCCTACCACTCGGCCGTGCAGGGCATCGAGGACCTTCTCATCCAGCACCGCTGCCCAAAGACAGGCCCCACCGCCCAGCCTCGGCCCCCACCACAGGCTCCGCTCTCCGGGGACGCCTGCTGCTACGAGAGGGCTTACCAGCAGCGGGAAGGCCGCGCCCCCGAGTACATCCACTGCGGGGTGTTCGGTGACCCCCATGTTCGCACCTTCCGGGATGAGTTCCAGACCTGTGCGGTGCAAGGCGCCTGGCCACTGATCGACAATGAGTACCTTTACGTGCAGGCCACCAGCGCACCAATGAGAGGGGGGGTATATGCCACAGCCCTTACTAAGGTAGGTGACACATATGGGACCTCCTTGTGAAAAAACTGTATtgtctgcacatttttttaatacttaaTTATATCATGTAAGAATATTATAACCACGTTCATTTTGTCCCTTGAAGAATTTCTTAGTTTATATGTGAATCTCACTAAAAGCATATTGTAGTTTCTGTACGTTCAGCACTGAATTGTGAACAAAATGTGTTCTCACTTCTTGTGTATATTTGGCAAAAAAATGCTGCAGGTGTCTATGTTTTGGAGTTTGGCTCTGGGAGACAGTGTAATAACATTGTAATATGGGTGTTCTGCATCCCTCTCCTCCCACCAGATCACCATCATCTTTAAGAACTGGCGTGAGTGCATTGAGCAGCAGATCTACCAGGCGGAGCTGGATGATGTGCCTCCCGCCTTTGTGGACGGCTCTGTGACTGGCGGGGAGCGGCGGGGACACCACAGCCTGCAGGTGCGCACCCAGGCCCCCGGGCGACACGCTGAGATCTGGGCCGCTCACATCGGGACGACTCTGGTGGTACGCCAGAGCGGGCGCTCCCTGGGCCTGTCGGTCCGCGCCCCCCGGGCCATCGTGGACACCTACACCCCCGAGCAGGACCTGCAGCTTTGCGTGTGGGGCTGCCCTGCATCCCAGCAGCTGGCCCGCCCCGCGGCCCAGCCCTCCACCAGCGCCCACGCCCACTGCTCCACCCTCCTGCCCGTACAGGACGTCTACTTCCAGGCCTGCGTGTTCGACCTCCTGGCCACCGGGGATGTTAACTCGAGCGCCGCCGCCATTGCAGCCTTGGAGGATGCTCGCAGCATGCTCGCTGACACAGACAAGGTGCACTTAGTGCCCGCCGGGACGGCCGAACACTCCCCGAGCCTGCTTGCGGTTCTCGCTCTGGCTGTTTTCGCAGAGCGCCTGTTGAATATGCTGGTTGAGCAATAACCTCACACCACATGGGCTTCACTCCAGGAGAATCAATCCCTCTCTGCCATGTCATAGGTCCATTCCTCAATTATTTGTTTATGGCTGTTGGCCCCTGATTTCTCTGTGAAGCCATTGGCAGCTGAGGAAATCCGGCCTTCTTGGAATGGCCAGGCTAGGGAAGCATGGTCTGTGTCCCTTTGGAATGATGATAATTATGAGCTTGGAGTGGCCCCAGCTGGAAACACTGTGAAGACACCAGTGTACTCTGGCTCGGTTCTGTGTCAGTGTAATGAGCTGAAATATAGGAGGATAGATAGCATTTGCAAAGAACAGCTGAAAGGTTTGGAATAGAAAACATCTGTTTAGTTGGAAGCTGTGTAGTATCATACAGCTGCTCATTTCCTTTCAGGGCAAGGAGATAAAGTCAGCACCCACTCCTgctaaattaaatttgtttgttttttttaccccccAGGTCATTCACTTTTTTGTACGGAGCTATAGTTCTCACTGTAATCACTGCAGTGTCTCTgaacaacagagtaattaatatattataaagGATAAACTTTGTACTTTCATTACAAGGGAAAAATGTGCCAAATAGCAGGAGTTTCATAtgctgtacatgcatgtgtgtattttcacTGAACGAACTTCCGCATGTTGCTCATGTGC harbors:
- the hjv gene encoding hemojuvelin; the encoded protein is MGKLAACNNYTLLAWKRSTVIVLLVVQLCCSQVWAQCRILRCNSEFVAATLDLGGNGGREGGNAGYCSALRSYALCTRRTARACRGDLAYHSAVQGIEDLLIQHRCPKTGPTAQPRPPPQAPLSGDACCYERAYQQREGRAPEYIHCGVFGDPHVRTFRDEFQTCAVQGAWPLIDNEYLYVQATSAPMRGGVYATALTKITIIFKNWRECIEQQIYQAELDDVPPAFVDGSVTGGERRGHHSLQVRTQAPGRHAEIWAAHIGTTLVVRQSGRSLGLSVRAPRAIVDTYTPEQDLQLCVWGCPASQQLARPAAQPSTSAHAHCSTLLPVQDVYFQACVFDLLATGDVNSSAAAIAALEDARSMLADTDKVHLVPAGTAEHSPSLLAVLALAVFAERLLNMLVEQ